In the genome of Drosophila pseudoobscura strain MV-25-SWS-2005 chromosome 3, UCI_Dpse_MV25, whole genome shotgun sequence, one region contains:
- the Ebp gene encoding ejaculatory bulb-specific protein 1: MAPQLILIVLLALLRGSSNAIISELARQGESAVQSLANLHLAPLRYLDVLFGTNHGIVPFSKGIQLTKTIGSSIGDYHPYSKISAGVGQGSDLITIIKNPRSPYSYGIPGYDYPTYLKPFYSKQVRVGAGGVLIGPNGLPLAPNGLPIGTDGLPISPFGPNGLPYGPLGPNGYPYLPFGPTPTPHIVPAPAIAGPIIRSPRGALTVDRTIGINTPFGGGSINLDTSVGLNRIHGPGVQVSAGGGAGVGSGGGWFGNGGLLGTGLFGSKGLLGTGVLSSKSLSLGFLNPFGLPLPSFIINPFGNIFGSLGNLFGFGGGVQANVGSQIVKAPRGHPLLPGVEGSITVDVGGSLAPPTGLLGMIHPLLNIFG, encoded by the exons ATGGCTCCACAATTG ATACTCATCGTGCTGCTGGCCCTGCTCCGTGGGAGCTCCAATGCCATTATTAGCGAGCTAGCCCGCCAGGGCGAAAGTGCAGTTCAGAGCCTGGCGAACCTTCACTTGGCCCCGTTGCGCTACCTTGACGTACTTTTCGGCACCAACCATGGGATAGTGCCATTCTCAAAGGGTATTCAGTTGACCAAAACCATCGGCTCTTCGATCGGCGACTATCATCCGTACAGTaagatctccgctggcgtgGGTCAAGGAAGTGATCTGATAACTATTATCAAGAATCCACGCTCCCCGTATAGCTACGGAATTCCAGGGTATGATTATCCCACATACCTCAAGCCCTTCTATAGCAAGCAAGTCCGTGTTGGAGCCGGTGGGGTTCTTATTGGACCCAATGGACTACCTCTCGCACCCAACGGCCTGCCGATTGGAACTGATGGGCTACCTATTTCACCTTTCGGTCCCAACGGTCTCCCCTACGGGCCTTTGGGTCCAAACGGTTATCCTTATCTACCTTTCGGTCCCACCCCGACTCCTCATATAGTCCCGGCTCCAGCCATTGCCGGTCCTATCATTAGGAGTCCTAGGGGTGCCCTTACTGTGGACAGAACTATCGGCATTAACACTCCCTTCGGTGGAGGTAGTATTAATCTGGACACATCTGTCGGGCTCAATAGGATCCATGGCCCAGGGGTGCAGGTGTCTGCGGGTGGTGGGGCCGGTGTTGGTAGTGGTGGCGGTTGGTTTGGGAACGGGGGTTTGCTTGGAACAGGACTCTTCGGCTCTAAGGGACTCTTAGGCACCGGAGTCTTAAGCAGTAAAAGCTTGAGCCTGGGATTCCTCAACCCATTCGGACTGCCATTGCCAAGCTTTATAATAAACCCATTCGGAAACATATTTGGGTCCTTGGGCAATTTGTTTGGCTTCGGTGGAGGAGTGCAAGCCAACGTAGGGTCACAGATTGTAAAGGCCCCAAGAGGACATCCACTGCTTCCAGGCGTCGAAGGAAGTATCACTGTCGATGTCGGCGGCTCGCTGGCCCCCCCAACGGGACTACTCGGAATGATCCACCCCCTGCTCAATATATTCGGATAG
- the LOC4804620 gene encoding uncharacterized protein isoform X2 — protein sequence MGEALTCSKNPTSVRTVQQVEQGFQTKTTYHTMIPTNCMAAALCLGLTLILGTVQAQENAMLQIPPSLVECYNTSYFMNRDNRLPANMDTLISLIEKVENSYPTSGVQADIRTVAVSLLHRFRQDGIKRAPGVTAIDGVIPYSPTGFQFPKFRILLSRLIPGNANSFPNSSLTSVERCSLHFMLSSTFDTRVRGDENSVCNQLSQYRAHRLPRSAKNDDENNFIGDVEWLSEDTRPKRGRSAIPDSKYVQFGELDYETDWAYSGTEGTSQCPVEDGLVRTPWGTVSAGTVIAGIAAGVQQQTVQLNTLLALASQRRGRGRSQSQTTNSIDNRWAATLAGDLAEVTLVQVPVSTNNAASVGATGGWNDTVLPHWYFLSQRTNLEATDAEIRGGLDGLILAKNVANWRTQASSLKLSQLLRMYYSTNGVLSSGVNACSRQSQFPNVAPSAEMAEQTSAFAQVLDREMQLRVTLQPLAITQFASTAALSLVTYVPIMDFFPFQQWSDVSNLTTVITDIYVFVDTYWPYNWVVDYVAYVLQSINIHPYASKVTLFAASDASVLVNTTDYIINVYEEWNSTSHYWHPPGFNLPLILNTLSNRVEDLLEADRAADNLGGRSLIALLIPSPTSFVNERDYDYCQSYIERLGQSLPNLHFIYYGGGALVRFHDFVQDPSKDLFVLNTEKSPELCGDPVITRIRQVPRRLSNPRCYSNGAISEFGMNSLKQFERLGSINFYRLDSLYLPARQSMRYLKISPISSITFTVCTSRSLALPFRNLSAPLRDGESCESTALGSYSYDLTDACTGYDFEPCPPLFFSVQAQSFGEISCTDPECQTPDEAQYVISLNNLGCNGAVAQQVTLSLVASALLIVSLREN from the exons ATGGGCGAGGCACTAACTTGCTCAAAAAACCCAACTTCAGTACGAACAGTCCAACAGGTGGAACAAG GTTTCCAAACGAAAACGACATACCACACCATGATACCCACCAATTGCATGGCTGCAGCCCTCTGCCTGGGTCTGACCCTTATACTGGGGACTGTGCAGGCACAGGAAAATGCAATGCTGCAGATACCACCGTCACTCGTGGAGTGCTACAACACATCCTATTTCATGAACCGAGACAATCGACTACCCGCCAACATGGACACGCTGATTTCGCTGATCGAGAAGGTGGAAAACAGCTACCCCACGTCCGGCGTACAGGCGGACATTAGAACAGTGGCGGTGTCCTTGCTGCATCGCTTCCGTCAGGACGGCATCAAGAGGGCCCCTGGTGTGACTGCCATCGATGGTGTTATTCCATACAGTCCGACCGGCTTCCAGTTTCCCAAGTTTAGGATTTTGCTTTCGCGCCTCATCCCCGGCAATGCCAACAGTTTTCCCAACAGTTCGCTGACCAGTGTGGAACGATGCTCTCTACATTTCATGCTCTCCAGCACCTTCGACACGAGGGTGCGCGGCGACGAGAACAGCGTTTGTAACCAGCTCTCCCAATATCGGGCGCACCGCCTGCCGCGGTCAGCGAAGAATGACGACGAGAACAACTTCATCGGCGATGTTGAGTGGTTGAGTGAAGACACTCGTCCGAAGCGGGGACGCTCAGCCATCCCAGACTCGAAATATGTTCAGTTCGGAGAACTGGACTACGAGACCGACTGGGCTTACTCGGGCACGGAAGGCACCAGCCAGTGTCCCGTTGAAGACGGCCTTGTTCGTACCCCCTGGGGGACCGTTTCCGCCGGCACCGTGATAGCTGGAATTGCGGCTGGCGTTCAGCAGCAGACAGTCCAGCTAAACACCTTGCTGGCTCTGGCCAGCCAACGACGTGGGCGAGGACGCAGTCAGTCCCAGACAACCAACAGCATTGACAATCGCTGGGCGGCTACTCTGGCCGGAGACTTGGCCGAAGTCACGCTGGTGCAGGTGCCGGTGTCCACCAACAATGCAGCTTCTGTCGGCGCCACTGGGGGCTGGAACGACACGGTTCTACCGCACTGGTATTTCTTGTCGCAGCGCACCAATCTGGAAGCTACCGATGCCGAGATTCGCGGAGGCCTTGATGGCTTAATTCTGGCCAAAAATGTGGCCAACTGGAGAACGCAGGCGTCCAGCTTAAAGTTGTCCCAACTGCTTCGAATGTACTACTCCACGAATGGGGTGCTAAGTTCTGGGGTCAACGCTTGCAGTCGGCAGAGCCAGTTCCCCAATGTGGCTCCATCGGCAGAAATGGCAGAGCAGACCAGTGCCTTCGCACAGGTCCTGGATCGGGAGATGCAGTTGCGTGTCACCCTCCAGCCGTTGGCAATCACCCAATTTGCTTCAACCGCCGCCCTTTCCCTGGTGACGTATGTGC cGATAATGGACTTCTTTCCGTTTCAGCAATGGTCCGATGTTTCCAATTTGACAACAGTAATCACGGATATCTATGTGTTTGTCGACACATATTGGCCCTACAATTGGGTGGTGGACTACGTGGC GTATGTACTCCAGAGCATCAACATACATCCCTATGCCAGCAAGGTAACCCTTTTTGCAGCTTCCGATGCCTCGGTCCTTGTTAACACCACCGACTACATTATCAATGTGTATGAAGAATGGAATTCCACATCGCACTACTGGC ACCCGCCTGGATTCAATCTTCCGCTCATCCTGAATACGTTAAGCAACAGAGTGGAGGATCTACTGGAAGCGGATCGAGCCGCTGACAATCTTGGCGGACGTTCACTAATTGCTCTGCTAATCCCAAGTCCCACATCCTTTGTGAATGAGCGCGACTACGACTACTGCCAAAGTTATATAGAGCGTCTCGGGCAGAGTCTTCCGAACCTGCATTTCATTTACTACGGCGGTGGGGCTCTAGTGAGGTTCCACGACTTTGTGCAAGACCCCAGTAAAGATTTGTTTGTGCTGAACACTGAAAAGTCACCCGAGCTGTGTGGCGACCCTGTCATTACACGCATTCGGCAGG TTCCCCGTCGCCTTTCCAATCCACGTTGCTATTCCAACGGAGCCATAAGTGAGTTTGGCATGAACTCTCTGAAGCAATTTGAGCGTTTGGGCAGCATTAATTTCTACCGACTGGATTCGCTCTACCTGCCGGCCAGGCAGAGCATGCGCTACCTCAAAATATCACCAATATCATCAATTACGTTTACAGTCTGCACGTCACGCAGTCTTGCACTGCCGTTCCGAAATCTAAGCGCCCCACTTAGGGATGGGGAGAGCTGCGAGTCAACGGCATTGGGATCGTATAGCTACGATCTGACCGATGCTTGCACTGGATATGACTTTGAGCCGTGTCCCCCTTTATTCTTTTCCGTGCAAGCTCAAAGTTTTGGAGAGATCTCGTGCACTGATCCGGAATGCCAGACGCCCGACGAAGCCCAATATGTCATCAGCTTAAACAATCTCGGCTGTAATGGCGCTGTGGCCCAGCAGGTGACTCTATCATTGGTAGCATCAGCTCTACTAATCGTATCCTTAAGGGAAAACTAG
- the LOC4804620 gene encoding uncharacterized protein isoform X1 has product MGEALTCSKNPTSVRTVQQVEQGFQTKTTYHTMIPTNCMAAALCLGLTLILGTVQAQENAMLQIPPSLVECYNTSYFMNRDNRLPANMDTLISLIEKVENSYPTSGVQADIRTVAVSLLHRFRQDGIKRAPGVTAIDGVIPYSPTGFQFPKFRILLSRLIPGNANSFPNSSLTSVERCSLHFMLSSTFDTRVRGDENSVCNQLSQYRAHRLPRSAKNDDENNFIGDVEWLSEDTRPKRGRSAIPDSKYVQFGELDYETDWAYSGTEGTSQCPVEDGLVRTPWGTVSAGTVIAGIAAGVQQQTVQLNTLLALASQRRGRGRSQSQTTNSIDNRWAATLAGDLAEVTLVQVPVSTNNAASVGATGGWNDTVLPHWYFLSQRTNLEATDAEIRGGLDGLILAKNVANWRTQASSLKLSQLLRMYYSTNGVLSSGVNACSRQSQFPNVAPSAEMAEQTSAFAQVLDREMQLRVTLQPLAITQFASTAALSLVTYVPQSLNDVSCTATSSLDLTDVITPMTNLYIFLDTSWQYSSIVDYVFYVMQQLNIHPYASTVTLLSAQDGSVIVNTTHYITDVSQQWNVTTQATYAQGLNLPNVLRTIQNITQNLMNAEQTNSSLSGHSLVALIIPNQQTVNDGDSSYATTEIQYIQEQIPDLRFIYYGGGSIQRFASFVRDPTQDLFSLTLGSTVATSAGPVAKRIAKIPRRIINPRCGSTWITSSWGTDQMDQYVGPGMVNFYRVSANYFFGTGSNRLVTIQSQNGGSYTICTSRSYEWPQQNSTTSSTNTNTIEQTCSQITGNSFSYDLSSACNGYYTITQCPDLYLSVQATTNTTSCTQNACQTPDQWRYIVSMTNMGCYSGVSGLTASLLTIMFALILQKLLQ; this is encoded by the exons ATGGGCGAGGCACTAACTTGCTCAAAAAACCCAACTTCAGTACGAACAGTCCAACAGGTGGAACAAG GTTTCCAAACGAAAACGACATACCACACCATGATACCCACCAATTGCATGGCTGCAGCCCTCTGCCTGGGTCTGACCCTTATACTGGGGACTGTGCAGGCACAGGAAAATGCAATGCTGCAGATACCACCGTCACTCGTGGAGTGCTACAACACATCCTATTTCATGAACCGAGACAATCGACTACCCGCCAACATGGACACGCTGATTTCGCTGATCGAGAAGGTGGAAAACAGCTACCCCACGTCCGGCGTACAGGCGGACATTAGAACAGTGGCGGTGTCCTTGCTGCATCGCTTCCGTCAGGACGGCATCAAGAGGGCCCCTGGTGTGACTGCCATCGATGGTGTTATTCCATACAGTCCGACCGGCTTCCAGTTTCCCAAGTTTAGGATTTTGCTTTCGCGCCTCATCCCCGGCAATGCCAACAGTTTTCCCAACAGTTCGCTGACCAGTGTGGAACGATGCTCTCTACATTTCATGCTCTCCAGCACCTTCGACACGAGGGTGCGCGGCGACGAGAACAGCGTTTGTAACCAGCTCTCCCAATATCGGGCGCACCGCCTGCCGCGGTCAGCGAAGAATGACGACGAGAACAACTTCATCGGCGATGTTGAGTGGTTGAGTGAAGACACTCGTCCGAAGCGGGGACGCTCAGCCATCCCAGACTCGAAATATGTTCAGTTCGGAGAACTGGACTACGAGACCGACTGGGCTTACTCGGGCACGGAAGGCACCAGCCAGTGTCCCGTTGAAGACGGCCTTGTTCGTACCCCCTGGGGGACCGTTTCCGCCGGCACCGTGATAGCTGGAATTGCGGCTGGCGTTCAGCAGCAGACAGTCCAGCTAAACACCTTGCTGGCTCTGGCCAGCCAACGACGTGGGCGAGGACGCAGTCAGTCCCAGACAACCAACAGCATTGACAATCGCTGGGCGGCTACTCTGGCCGGAGACTTGGCCGAAGTCACGCTGGTGCAGGTGCCGGTGTCCACCAACAATGCAGCTTCTGTCGGCGCCACTGGGGGCTGGAACGACACGGTTCTACCGCACTGGTATTTCTTGTCGCAGCGCACCAATCTGGAAGCTACCGATGCCGAGATTCGCGGAGGCCTTGATGGCTTAATTCTGGCCAAAAATGTGGCCAACTGGAGAACGCAGGCGTCCAGCTTAAAGTTGTCCCAACTGCTTCGAATGTACTACTCCACGAATGGGGTGCTAAGTTCTGGGGTCAACGCTTGCAGTCGGCAGAGCCAGTTCCCCAATGTGGCTCCATCGGCAGAAATGGCAGAGCAGACCAGTGCCTTCGCACAGGTCCTGGATCGGGAGATGCAGTTGCGTGTCACCCTCCAGCCGTTGGCAATCACCCAATTTGCTTCAACCGCCGCCCTTTCCCTGGTGACGTATGTGC CGCAATCCCTGAACGATGTTTCCTGCACGGCGACCAGCAGTCTGGACTTGACGGATGTCATCACTCCCATGACCAATCTATACATTTTCCTGGACACCTCCTGGCAGTACAGCTCCATTGTTGACTATGTGTT CTACGTCATGCAGCAGCTAAATATCCATCCATATGCCAGCACAGTTACTTTGCTGTCGGCTCAGGACGGGTCAGTGATTGTCAACACCACACACTACATCACTGATGTCTCCCAACAGTGGAATGTGACGACACAGGCGACAT ATGCCCAGGGTCTGAACTTGCCCAATGTGCTGCGTACGATTCAGAACATTACCCAGAACCTAATGAACGCCGAGCAGACCAATTCTAGTCTGAGCGGTCACTCTTTGGTGGCCCTGATCATACCAAATCAGCAGACCGTCAACGATGGTGACTCGTCCTACGCCACCACCGAAATCCAGTACATTCAAGAGCAGATACCAGATCTGCGCTTCATCTACTATGGTGGCGGAAGCATTCAGCGTTTCGCTAGCTTTGTGCGTGATCCCACCCAGGATTTGTTCTCACTCACCTTGGGTAGTACGGTGGCCACTTCGGCAGGACCAGTGGCCAAGCGCATTGCAAAAA TACCTCGTCGCATCATCAATCCACGCTGCGGATCGACCTGGATCACAAGCAGCTGGGGCACTGACCAGATGGACCAGTACGTCGGCCCTGGCATGGTCAACTTTTATCGTGTGTCAGCCAACTACTTCTTCGGCACTGGCTCCAACCGCCTCGTGACGATTCAGTCCCAGAATGGTGGGAGCTATACTATCTGCACTTCGCGCAGCTATGAGTGGCCCCAGCAGAACTCAACGACAAGCTCGACCAACACGAACACCATTGAACAGACCTGCTCTCAGATCACCGGCAACAGCTTTTCGTATGACCTATCCAGCGCTTGCAACGGCTACTACACCATCACACAGTGTCCTGATCTGTATCTGTCAGTTCAggccaccaccaacaccacatCCTGCACACAGAACGCATGCCAGACACCAGATCAATGGCGTTACATTGTTTCTATGACCAACATGGGCTGCTACAGCGGAGTCTCGGGACTCACAGCCAGTCTTTTGACAATAATGTTCGCTTTGATTCTGCAAAAGTTGTTGCAATAG
- the LOC4804621 gene encoding uncharacterized protein: MGKHRTAQQDAIFIAFMERHPMIAKNYLKGDKLAAEAAWKRLSKELNSVGPPVKEVCEWKRVWKDWKSCIRKKITNNRLEDSNASGKGSLYQDTLTALEDAVAVICDLYDMSDRVVESRPKARQEISNSLQLQDIKTDNDEVTATDDDDEEEDDCYSRISDRRMSVKLEQHTSTSQTPSAKKRKLVNDINALEIEQESTVPMLMDIAKELRSMNRQTRLNAQRTEANTDALLALGTQISDLMQQQLKERKRLNAIMEKFVLKMETTD, from the exons AT GGGCAAACACAGAACTGCGCAGCAAGATGCCATATTCATCGCATTTATGGAGAGACACCCAATGATAGCCAAAAACTACCTCAAGGGTGATAAGCTTGCAGCTGAGGCCGCCTGGAAGCGGCTTTCAAAGGAGTTAAATAGCGTGGGTCCGCCAGTCAAAGAAGTTTGTGAGTGGAAAAGA GTATGGAAAGATTGGAAAAGCTGCATTCGTAAAAAGATTACCAATAACAGGCTGGAAGATTCAAATGCCAGCGGCAAAGGCTCGCTGTATCAGGATACACTCACTGCTCTAGAGGATGCAGTGGCCGTGATCTGTGACTTGTATGATATGTCCGACAGAGTAGTCGAATCTCGTCCAAAGGCACGTCAAGAGATTTCCAACAGTTTGCAACTGCAGGACATTAAGACCGACAACGACGAGGTCACAGCCACAGATGACG ATGATGAGGAAGAAGATGACTGCTACAGCCGGATTAGTGACAGACGTATGAGTGTGAAATTGGAGCAGCACACTAGCACTTCGCAAACTCCGTCTGCCAAAAAGCGCAAGCTGGTAAATGATATAAATGCATTAGAAATTGAACAAGAGAGCACGGTGCCGATGTTAATGGACATTGCAAAGGAGCTGCGGAGCATGAATAGACAGACTCGCTTGAACGCCCAGCGCACAGAAGCCAATACGGACGCGCTTTTGGCTCTAGGCACACAGATCTCAGACCTAATGCAGCAACAGCTCAAGGAGCGCAAGCGGCTTAATGCTATAATGGAGAAATTTGTTCTAAAAATGGAAACAACCGACTAG